One Vespa crabro chromosome 4, iyVesCrab1.2, whole genome shotgun sequence DNA segment encodes these proteins:
- the LOC124423807 gene encoding NADH dehydrogenase [ubiquinone] 1 beta subcomplex subunit 4, with the protein MSENKIYDLSKEDQEVKEWKASRRLELRNEYLKEIQDPRRIEPIIDKGWLRFYATRVQLEHIFIQTPLNTLLMYTIVGGLLFSVGAFLKKSKDRKEQLYRTGQVKYVDRMFKFH; encoded by the exons ATGTCTGAAAACAAGATATACGATCTTTCGAAGGAAGATCAAGAAGTTAAAGAATGGAAAGCTTCCAGACGTTTAGAATTAAGAAACGAATACTTAAAGGAGATACAAGATCCTCGACGAATTGAACCAATT atagataaaggatGGCTACGATTCTATGCTACAAGAGTACAGCTTGAACATATTTTCATACAAACTCCTCTTAATACCTTATTAATGTATACCATCGTGGGAGGTCTACTTTTTAGTGTAGGAGCCTTCTTAAAAAAATCCAAG GATCGAAAGGAACAACTTTACCGTACAGGTCAAGTAAAATACGTCGATAGAATGTTTAAATtccactaa
- the LOC124423795 gene encoding codanin-1 isoform X2: MGEVNVCFQIDTDNRENFPSGLAFQTFRKQRDTFYEILRIWEQNHLVPGWAFQVALGGKIRTMLTLHSDATNYSHFARLFKSQLLISCIQKGEQEDVVDDDNISILETLKHVNPQKLTQLRKRLVTPLSSQNNVCGPSFPGTQEFFRDFILHAFNPIFYTHLENCLVHEIMELNETQFIGSEIEDSETIVDEQTQRTFITCVSSLKLLAKMLGLLVSLPYRLESGASKEIITAQIEIRSSNAIIEGKMSLSIPWIVKYLAMMDIVSLRLPYYKPVLELLYYIYRSVSTYDFTSSDSLMSQQTALLLKSTLNWFFELPNFPKDFCLTWQEIYQTKELKTRRQFDKMLAQTYDVLSVESVVSVNSTKYCLDKLDIIDDSVLCKCCPITDLKLHTVLTKNIKHNTRGPNKHITPVSSQLHKFGTNSRKHLELQLEEAFFHGQPASTRKTVDFVSERVASTCVKHICNTLLVSARETNLNAFRELMKKKYKEKYKETQAMTNGSNADISEFKLSLVKEMTLLAASASKNLKEQCERSIPQLCENRIVKSIESLLAEDSLLPVKEMCIKIAIRIAIERINQWIQSHIVGGSLFTKDMELEINRFLRNNNTVSLIQKKVHNSAAPTPSDVIDELRSLIWDIIDNNGKNLTITSMTIILNKLYQTLNERADLVTGPEKILYLLSVDFSLFLVAHRMDLFTQDIQKLIIKIWTINNFKIFEADTPMLRLLSPRNVMLLAQPETDGSWLTCGKFLRRLLEESVLDIEFLSDQYVALFRHDWPVPILKQLSMCLNESIAGYKSTDEKTEKVRYLLGWIAETCREIEIGDDFL, from the exons ATGGGAGAGGTGAATGTATGCTTTCAAATAGACACTGATAATCGTGAAAATTTTCCATCGGGACTTGCATTTCAAACTTTTCGGAAACAAAGAGAtacattttatgaaattttgaGGATATGGGAGCAAAATCATTTGGTACCAGGATGGGCTTTCCAGGTAGCCTTAGGAGGAAAGATACGAACAATGCTCACGCTACATAGTGATGCTACTAATTATTCTCACTTTGCAAGATTATTTAAATCTCAACTCCTTATTTCATGTATACAAAAAGGGGAACAA GAAGATGTagttgatgatgataatataagTATTCTTGAAACATTAAAACATGTTAATCCGCAAAAGTTGACACAGCTTAGAAAAAGATTGGTTACACCTTTATCATCCCAAAATAATGTTTGTGGTCCATCTTTCCCTGGTACTCAAGAATTTTTTAGAGATTTCATATTACATGCATTTAATCCAATATTTTATACACATTTAGAAAATTGTTTAGTACATGAAATTATGGAGTTAAATGAGACTCAATTTATTGGCAGTGAAATAGAAGATTCAg aAACAATAGTAGATGAGCAAACACAACGTACTTTCATCACTTGTGTATCAAGTTTAAAACTACTTGCAAAAATGTTGGGATTACTTGTATCTTTACCATATAGATTAGAATCAGGTGCTAGTAAAGAAATCATAACAGCACAAATTGAGATTAGAAGTAGT AATGCaataatagaaggaaaaatgtCTTTAAGTATACCTTGGATAGTGAAGTACCTAGCAATGATGGATATTGTATCTCTTCGATTACCATACTATAAACCAGTCTTAgaattactatattatatttataggaGTGTCAGTACTTACGATTTTACTTCTTCTGACAGTCTTATGTCTCAACAGACTGCTCTTTTACTTAAATCTACGTTGAACTGGTTTTTTGAATTACCAAATTTTCCTAAAGATTTTTGTTTAACTTGGCAAGAAATATATCaaacaaaagaattaaaaactcGGAGGCAGTTTGATAAAATGTTAGCACAGACATATGATGTATTGTCTGTAGAATCTGTTGTTTCCGTTAATTCTACTAAATATTGTTTAGataaattagatataatagATGATTCAGTTCTTTGTAAATGCTGTCCTATAACTGACTTAAAACTACATACTgtgttaacaaaaaatataaaacacaaTACGCGAGGTCCAAATAAACACATAACACCAGTTTCTAGTCAACTTCATAAATTTGGCACTAATAGCAGGAAACATTTAGAG TTGCAGTTAGAGGAAGCTTTTTTTCATGGTCAACCTGCTTCAACTCGGAAAACCGTCGATTTTGTCTCTGAGAGAGTTGCATCTACTTGTGTGAAGCATATTTGTAATACATTATTGGTATCTGCAAGAGAAACAAATTTAAATGCTTTTAGAGaacttatgaaaaaaaagtataaagaaaagtataaagaaaCACAAGCTATGACAAATGGTAGTAATGCAGATATTAGTGAATTCAAG ttgTCATTAGTAAAGGAAATGACTTTGTTAGCTGCTAGTGCTTCCAAAAATTTGAAGGAACAGTGCGAAAGAAGCATTCCTCAGCTCTGTGAAAATCGAATTGTGAAATCTATTGAATCACTTTTAGCAGAAGATTCTTTATTACCTGTTAAAGAAATGTGTATAAAAATAGCAATCAGAATAGCCATAGAACGTATAAATCAGTGGATACAGTCTCATATTGTTGGTGGCTCATTGTTTACTAAGGATATGGAGTTAGaaattaatagatttttaagaaataataacactgtatctttaatacaaaaaaaagttcATAATTCAGCAGCTCCTACTCCAAGCGATGTCATAGATGAACTTAga tcACTGATATGGGacattatagataataatgggAAAAATTTGACTATAACTTCAATGACaattattctaaataaattGTATCAAACTTTGAATGAAAGAGCTGATCTAGTGACAGGACCAgagaaaattttgtatttattgagcgttgatttttctttgtttctgg TTGCACATAGAATGGATCTATTTACGCAGGATATtcaaaaattgataattaagatatggactataaacaattttaagaTATTTGAAGCAGATACTCCTATGTTGAGATTGTTGAGCCCAAGGAACGTTATGTTACTTGCACAACCAGAAACTGATGGAAGCTGGTTGACGTGTGGAAAATTTCTAAGAAGATTATTGGAGGAAAGTGTCCTTGATATAGAATTTTTGAGCGATCAGTATGTGGCATTATTTAGGCACGATTGGCCTGTA CctatattaaaacaattatcAATGTGCCTTAATGAAAGTATTGCGGGTTATAAATCGACAGatgagaaaacagaaaaagttaGGTATTTGCTTGGGTGGATAGCAGAGACCTGTCGTGAAATAGAAATTGGTGATGATTTCTTGTAG
- the LOC124423802 gene encoding trafficking protein particle complex subunit 5 — protein MSSITISAVRPRTSILDRSLSKGKGEVSLSCFALLFSELVQYCQNRVYTVPELQNKLAEIGSEIGHRITDLLVIREKGGKREIKLLNILLFVKSTLWKSLFGREADKLEHANDDERTYYIIEKEALVNKFVSVPKDKGSLNCASFTAGIVEAVLCDCGFPAKVTAHWHKGTTYMVKFDDSVIARDKQLEDR, from the exons atgtcaAGTATTACAATTTCGGCAGTCCGACCACGAACAAGTATCCTAGATAGATCTTTGagtaaaggaaaaggagaggtTAGCTTAAGTTGCTttgctcttttattttcagaaCTTGTACAATATTGTCAAAATCGTGTTTATACTGTACCAGAATTACAAAATAA GTTAGCTGAAATAGGTTCTGAGATTGGACATAGAATTACTGACCTTCTTGTCATAAGAGAAAAAGGTGGGAAACGTGAAATTAAActtttaaacatattattgtttgttaaAAGTACATTGTGGAAATCGTTATTTGGTCGTGAAGCTGATAAGTTAGAACACGCAAATGATGATGAAcgaacatattatattatagagaAAGAAGCTTTGGTGAATAAATTTGTCTCAGTTCCGAAAGATAAAGGAAGCTTAAATTGTGCATCTTTTACAGCTGGAATTGTTGAAGCTGTTCTTTGTGATTGTGGCTTT ccAGCTAAAGTTACTGCACATTGGCATAAGGGAACAACTTATATGGTGAAATTTGATGATTCAGTCATAGCACGTGATAAACAACTagaagatcgataa
- the LOC124423795 gene encoding codanin-1 isoform X1, which translates to MGEVNVCFQIDTDNRENFPSGLAFQTFRKQRDTFYEILRIWEQNHLVPGWAFQVALGGKIRTMLTLHSDATNYSHFARLFKSQLLISCIQKGEQEDVVDDDNISILETLKHVNPQKLTQLRKRLVTPLSSQNNVCGPSFPGTQEFFRDFILHAFNPIFYTHLENCLVHEIMELNETQFIGSEIEDSETIVDEQTQRTFITCVSSLKLLAKMLGLLVSLPYRLESGASKEIITAQIEIRSSVVPSLNLQICLQNAIIEGKMSLSIPWIVKYLAMMDIVSLRLPYYKPVLELLYYIYRSVSTYDFTSSDSLMSQQTALLLKSTLNWFFELPNFPKDFCLTWQEIYQTKELKTRRQFDKMLAQTYDVLSVESVVSVNSTKYCLDKLDIIDDSVLCKCCPITDLKLHTVLTKNIKHNTRGPNKHITPVSSQLHKFGTNSRKHLELQLEEAFFHGQPASTRKTVDFVSERVASTCVKHICNTLLVSARETNLNAFRELMKKKYKEKYKETQAMTNGSNADISEFKLSLVKEMTLLAASASKNLKEQCERSIPQLCENRIVKSIESLLAEDSLLPVKEMCIKIAIRIAIERINQWIQSHIVGGSLFTKDMELEINRFLRNNNTVSLIQKKVHNSAAPTPSDVIDELRSLIWDIIDNNGKNLTITSMTIILNKLYQTLNERADLVTGPEKILYLLSVDFSLFLVAHRMDLFTQDIQKLIIKIWTINNFKIFEADTPMLRLLSPRNVMLLAQPETDGSWLTCGKFLRRLLEESVLDIEFLSDQYVALFRHDWPVPILKQLSMCLNESIAGYKSTDEKTEKVRYLLGWIAETCREIEIGDDFL; encoded by the exons ATGGGAGAGGTGAATGTATGCTTTCAAATAGACACTGATAATCGTGAAAATTTTCCATCGGGACTTGCATTTCAAACTTTTCGGAAACAAAGAGAtacattttatgaaattttgaGGATATGGGAGCAAAATCATTTGGTACCAGGATGGGCTTTCCAGGTAGCCTTAGGAGGAAAGATACGAACAATGCTCACGCTACATAGTGATGCTACTAATTATTCTCACTTTGCAAGATTATTTAAATCTCAACTCCTTATTTCATGTATACAAAAAGGGGAACAA GAAGATGTagttgatgatgataatataagTATTCTTGAAACATTAAAACATGTTAATCCGCAAAAGTTGACACAGCTTAGAAAAAGATTGGTTACACCTTTATCATCCCAAAATAATGTTTGTGGTCCATCTTTCCCTGGTACTCAAGAATTTTTTAGAGATTTCATATTACATGCATTTAATCCAATATTTTATACACATTTAGAAAATTGTTTAGTACATGAAATTATGGAGTTAAATGAGACTCAATTTATTGGCAGTGAAATAGAAGATTCAg aAACAATAGTAGATGAGCAAACACAACGTACTTTCATCACTTGTGTATCAAGTTTAAAACTACTTGCAAAAATGTTGGGATTACTTGTATCTTTACCATATAGATTAGAATCAGGTGCTAGTAAAGAAATCATAACAGCACAAATTGAGATTAGAAGTAGT GTTGTACCATcattaaatttacaaatttgTCTTCAGAATGCaataatagaaggaaaaatgtCTTTAAGTATACCTTGGATAGTGAAGTACCTAGCAATGATGGATATTGTATCTCTTCGATTACCATACTATAAACCAGTCTTAgaattactatattatatttataggaGTGTCAGTACTTACGATTTTACTTCTTCTGACAGTCTTATGTCTCAACAGACTGCTCTTTTACTTAAATCTACGTTGAACTGGTTTTTTGAATTACCAAATTTTCCTAAAGATTTTTGTTTAACTTGGCAAGAAATATATCaaacaaaagaattaaaaactcGGAGGCAGTTTGATAAAATGTTAGCACAGACATATGATGTATTGTCTGTAGAATCTGTTGTTTCCGTTAATTCTACTAAATATTGTTTAGataaattagatataatagATGATTCAGTTCTTTGTAAATGCTGTCCTATAACTGACTTAAAACTACATACTgtgttaacaaaaaatataaaacacaaTACGCGAGGTCCAAATAAACACATAACACCAGTTTCTAGTCAACTTCATAAATTTGGCACTAATAGCAGGAAACATTTAGAG TTGCAGTTAGAGGAAGCTTTTTTTCATGGTCAACCTGCTTCAACTCGGAAAACCGTCGATTTTGTCTCTGAGAGAGTTGCATCTACTTGTGTGAAGCATATTTGTAATACATTATTGGTATCTGCAAGAGAAACAAATTTAAATGCTTTTAGAGaacttatgaaaaaaaagtataaagaaaagtataaagaaaCACAAGCTATGACAAATGGTAGTAATGCAGATATTAGTGAATTCAAG ttgTCATTAGTAAAGGAAATGACTTTGTTAGCTGCTAGTGCTTCCAAAAATTTGAAGGAACAGTGCGAAAGAAGCATTCCTCAGCTCTGTGAAAATCGAATTGTGAAATCTATTGAATCACTTTTAGCAGAAGATTCTTTATTACCTGTTAAAGAAATGTGTATAAAAATAGCAATCAGAATAGCCATAGAACGTATAAATCAGTGGATACAGTCTCATATTGTTGGTGGCTCATTGTTTACTAAGGATATGGAGTTAGaaattaatagatttttaagaaataataacactgtatctttaatacaaaaaaaagttcATAATTCAGCAGCTCCTACTCCAAGCGATGTCATAGATGAACTTAga tcACTGATATGGGacattatagataataatgggAAAAATTTGACTATAACTTCAATGACaattattctaaataaattGTATCAAACTTTGAATGAAAGAGCTGATCTAGTGACAGGACCAgagaaaattttgtatttattgagcgttgatttttctttgtttctgg TTGCACATAGAATGGATCTATTTACGCAGGATATtcaaaaattgataattaagatatggactataaacaattttaagaTATTTGAAGCAGATACTCCTATGTTGAGATTGTTGAGCCCAAGGAACGTTATGTTACTTGCACAACCAGAAACTGATGGAAGCTGGTTGACGTGTGGAAAATTTCTAAGAAGATTATTGGAGGAAAGTGTCCTTGATATAGAATTTTTGAGCGATCAGTATGTGGCATTATTTAGGCACGATTGGCCTGTA CctatattaaaacaattatcAATGTGCCTTAATGAAAGTATTGCGGGTTATAAATCGACAGatgagaaaacagaaaaagttaGGTATTTGCTTGGGTGGATAGCAGAGACCTGTCGTGAAATAGAAATTGGTGATGATTTCTTGTAG
- the LOC124423798 gene encoding cathepsin L produces MKILLVFLLSAVFAVQAISFFDLVLEEWTTYKLEHSKNYISNAEEKFRMKIYMDNKHKIALHNRKYKLGQVGYKLKMNKFGDMLHYEFAQTMNGFNKSTNLQLRAERKPVGATFIEPANVVLPEFVDWREKGAVTPVKDQKACGSCWAFSTTGALEGQHFRQTGVLVSLSEQNLIDCSAKYGNNGCNGGLMDQAFQYIKDNKGLDTEKSYPYEAEKENCRYTPSNSGAYDIGYVDIPEGDEDKLKAAVATIGPVSIAIDASHQSFQFYSEGVYYEPDCSSTSLDHGVLIVGYGTDDNGDDYWLVKNSWDTTWGDKGYIKMARNKQNHCGVATTASYPLV; encoded by the exons ATGAAGATATTACTGGTCTTCCTACTTTCAGCGGTATTTGCTGTTCAAgctatttcattttttgatCTTGTTTTAGAAGAATGGACAACATATAAG CTTGAACATAGTAAGAATTACATATCTAATGCTGAGGAAAAAtttagaatgaaaatatatatggaCAACAAACATAAAATTGCATTacataatcgtaaatataagtTAGGACAAGTTggttacaaattaaaaatgaataaatttggTGATATG ctTCATTATGAGTTTGCACAAACAATGAATGGTTTTAATAAATCAACAAATCTACAATTAAGAGCAGAAAGAAAACCTGTTGGTGCTACATTTATTGAACCAGCAAATGTAGTATTACCAGAATTTGTAGATTGGAGAGAAAAAGGTGCAGTTACTCCTGTTAAAGATCAAAAAGCTTGTGGTTCATGCTGGGCATTTTCAACG ACAGGTGCGTTGGAAGGACAACACTTCAGACAAACTGGTGTTTTAGTGTCTTTAAGTGAACAGAACTTAATAGATTGTTCTGCAAAGTATGGTAATAATGGATGTAATGGTGGTCTTATGGATCAAgcatttcaatatattaaagataataaaggtcTTGATACAGAAAAAAGTTATCCATATgaagcagaaaaagaaaattgcag GTATACTCCATCTAATAGTGGTGCCTATGATATTGGGTACGTAGATATTCCAGAAGGAGatgaagataaattaaaagcTGCTGTTGCTACTATAGGACCAGTATCTATAGCCATTGATGCCTCTCATCAATCCTTCCAATTTTATTCTGAAG gTGTTTATTATGAACCTGACTGCTCTTCTACAAGTTTGGATCACGGAGTATTAATAGTAGGATATGGAACTGATGACAATGGAGATGATTATTGGTTAGTAAAAAATAGTTGGGACACAACTTGGGGTGATAAAGGATACATAAAAATGGccagaaataaacaaaatcatTGCGGTGTAGCTACAACTGCCAGCTATCCACTTGTTTAA
- the LOC124423553 gene encoding WD repeat-containing protein 6 encodes MISKLLCTDVLAIRPIDDYIFVGIGSILHIFKKHEIYELEYKLNFNSHNIHGILKASDNYLIVFGAKCLCIYDIDKTNDTILLKQTFDTIWFNDWIITVKCLNIDTQIFLIILFAHNNVYIYDISNKKYQYIWCEEKCILYGGSISGETIQDLVVLSGTVFQEILIWKLNYGTIHDKNVKVLHRLIGHKGVIFSVIYDPNTYFICSTSDDRTVRLWKVMDNTSYSNIDMPLACKNYIDWEKAEIKLVKTMFGHAARVWRAIIRNGVLLTIGEDSLICIWSLNGTLLNKLFAHHGAPIWSIDISEDNKTIFTGGADGAVHIWPFISAPSNNLQIISSFKTDHVPKYISYLNSGTLLIFHEGGMLTCYNNALVLRESLYLERYSTYCIMQISSCRRYISFASRDGYITIYTEINNENKKYLHQILEAKVMESKIFSLQWLKDDKILVCGKNGCLRIFTITLDSMYNELYTHSEYTLPLTRECWVTAAIIYENLLICGDRAGSLHIFEMHNQFLNKINLDKNIGKPIQTIYKAHGKIGIQLCAVMKNKLITGGRNGIIRFYDICLIEKKSFLRTLYCIKMPMDWISNILDIGNDILITGFKEVEFIIYSLHDQRIALKSPCGGGHRSWDCMVLYENIKFAYIRNKQIYLSSHQLNSLFLSTPTILSGSHVKEIYNVQPIMDLTDHKIYISGGEDCKLRLTQIYKSELNKKNYTFKTLSIMDGHISSIKSIAIVNLESTKLNSTYLIFSCGGRAQIKCWQMDIRWDKDLLSNENISCLDLNGHMLFGKDQNRRKHWQKTKQSYAIEPETRYMDIKTYCPYKSIYIFLLIACADGYLRIFIYNIVTKNIHPILYTKCTPRCILKVHVLEFKKKIIILTMSTDGIVRYFNFTDIFSEAFKNVSTDHSSLKNIDIMPFASMQLHQSGINSYDLKCITEDEYLLVTGGDDNLLCLVLFQIFILEDKTVSVKILSKHETSSVHYAQITGVKLTNNKIFSVGIDQQVITHTYSCTNNKILAQVLSTELTSISDVQGMVLSTYIK; translated from the exons atgatttcaaaaTTGTTATGTACCGATGTTCTTGCTATACGTCCTATAgatgattatatatttgtag gtATAGGATCTATTCtacatattttcaaaaaacatgaaatttaCGAATTAGAGTacaaattgaattttaattcaCATAATATTCATGGTATTCTTAAAGCAtctgataattatttaattgtatttggAGCTAAATGTTTGTGTATTTATGATATTGATAAAACAAACGATACAATACt aCTAAAACAAACTTTTGATACAATTTGGTTTAATGATTGGATAATAACTGTTAAATGCTTGAATATTGAtacacaaatatttttaatcattttatttgcacataataatgtatatatatatgacatttCTAACAAGAAGTACCAATATATATGGTGTGAGGAAAAATGTATACT CTATGGTGGATCCATATCAGGTGAAACAATTCAAGATTTAGTAGTACTTAGTGGAACTGTGTTTCAGGAGATATTAATATGGAAACTAAACTATGGAACTATTCATGATAAAAATGTGAAAGTATTACATCGTTTAATTGGACACAAA GGGGTaattttttctgttatttatGATCCAAATACTTATTTTATCTGTTCTACATCTGATGATAGAACAGTTAGATTGTGGAAAGTTATGGACAACACATCATATTCAAATATAGATATGCCTTTGGcctgtaaaaattatattgattggGAAAAAGCTGAAATTAAATTAGTAAAAACAATGTTTGGGCATGCTGCCAGAGTTTGGAGAGCAATAATTAGAAATGGTGTTCTTCTTACTATAGGTGAG gaTTCATTAATATGTATTTGGTCATTGAATGGTACATTACTTAATAAACTATTCGCACATCATGGAGCACCAATATGGAGTATTGATATTTCAGAAGATAATAAGACCATATTTACTGGTGGTGCTGATGGTGCAGTACATATATGGCCATTTATAAGTGCTCCAAGTAATAATTTACAGATAATATCATCATTTAAAACAGATCATGTTCccaaatatatatcttatttaaacagtggaacattattaatttttcatgaaGGAGGCATGTTAACATGCTATAACAATGCACTTGTTCTTAGAGAGTCTTTGTATTTAGAAAGATATAGTACCTATTGCATAATGCAAATTTCATCATGTAGACGTTATATCAGTTTTGCATCAAGGGATggatatataacaatatacacag aaataaacaatgagaacaaaaaatatctacATCAGATATTAGAGGCAAAAGTAATggaatcaaaaatattttctttacaatggttaaaagatgataaaattttAGTTTGTGGAAAAAATGGTTGTTTACGAATATTTACCATTACACTTGATAGTATGTATA ATGAACTATACACTCATAGTGAATATACATTACCTCTAACTCGAGAATGTTGGGTAACAGCTGctataatttatgaaaatttactTATATGTGGAGATAGAGCAGGAAGTCTTCATATTTTTGAAATGCACAATCagtttttaaacaaaataaatttagataaaaatattggaaAGCCAATACAAACTATTTATAAAGCTCATGGAAAAATAGGTATCCAACTGTGTGctgttatgaaaaataaattgataacaGGTGGACGCAATGGCATAATaagattttatgatatttgtttgattgaaaaaaaaagctttttaCGTACTTTGTATTGCATAAAAATGCCTATGGATTGGATTAGTAACATATTAGACATTGGCAATGATATTCTTATAACTGGATTTAAAGAA gttgaatttattatatatagtttacATGATCAGAGAATAGCTTTAAAAAGTCCTTGTGGAGGTGGACATAGATCTTGGGATTGCATggtattatatgaaaatattaaatttgcatatattagaaataagcaaatttatttatccagTCATCAATTGAATTCTCTGTTTTTATCTACACCTACTATATTg agTGGTTCTCatgttaaagaaatttataatgtaCAACCTATAATGGATCTGACTGAtcataagatttatatatctGGAGGTGAAGACTGCAAACTTCGTCTTAcacaaatttataaatcagaattaaataagaaaaactataCATTCAAAACACTAAGCATCATGGATGGACATATTTCAAGTATAAAGTCTATAGCTATTGTAAATTTAGAAAGTACAAAATTGAACAGCACATACTTAATTTTCTCATGTGGTGGAAGAGCTCAAATAAAATGTTGGCAAATGGATATAAGATGGGATAAAGATTTGTTatccaatgaaaatatttcttgtcTTGATCTAAATGGTCATATGCTGTTTGGTAAAGATCAGAACCGTAGAAAACATTGGCAAAAAACAAAGCAATCTTACGCAATTGAACCTGAAACTCGCTATATGGATATTAAAACCTATTGTCCTTATAAGTCAATTTACATATTTCTACTTATAGCCTGTGCTGATGGATATTTAAG gatattcatttataatatcgttacaaaaaatattcatcctatattatatactaaatGTACTCCTCGTTGCATTTTAAAAGTGCATGTCttggaatttaaaaaaaaaataattatattgactATGTCTACTGATGGTATTGtacgttattttaattttactgaCATTTTTTCTGAAGCATTTAAAAACGTAAGCACAGATCATTCTAGTCTAAAAAACATTGATATAATGCCTTTTGCATCAATGCAGTTACATCAATCGGGCATTAATAGTTATGATTTGAAATGTATAACTGAAGATGAATATCTTCTAGTTACTGGGGGTGATGATAATCTTCTCTgtcttgttttatttcaaatttttattttagaagaCAAAACTGTttctgtaaaaatattatcaaaacacGAAACTTCATCTGTACATTATGCACAAATTACAG GTGTTAAGTTAAccaataacaaaatatttagtGTTGGTATAGATCAGCAAGTTATTACACATACTTATTCCTgcacaaataataaaatattagccCAAGTATTATCAACTGAATTAACATCTATATCAGATGTACAAGGAATGGTATTATCAACTTATATAAAGTAA